GTCGAACATCTCCAGTTGCTCCATCGCCGTCAGGATACGATCGATGCCGATCGTCGTCCCCGTGGCGGGCAGGTCGCGCTTGGCGAAACGCCCCACCAGGCCGTCGTAGCGCCCGCCTCCGGTCAGCGAGCCGATGTGGGGTTTGCCCGGCAGGACGCTCTCGAAGATCGGGCCGGTGTAGTAGTCCAGCCCCCGGGCCAGCCAGGGGGTGAAGGCCCAGGCGTCGTCGGGAACGCTCAGGGCGGCCAGGCTGGAGAACAGCCGCTCCAGTTCTTCCAAGGCCGGACTCGTCGCTCCGTGGCGGCGCGCCGCCAGCCCTTCGAGGTTGGCGCGGGCCGCTTGCGGACCGGGAGCGTTGACCAGCTCGAAGGTCTTCAGCAGCTCCGCGGCGCGGGCCGGCGGGACCCCTTCCCTCTCGAACTCCGCCGCCACCCCTTCACGACCGACCTTGTCGTACTTGTCCAGGCAGCGGCAGACCGCCTGCAGGTCCTTCCCGGGGTTCAGACCCGCCTGCGCCGTCAACTCGGCCAGCAGGCGGCGGTCGTTGACCAGGATGACGAAACGTCCCTCGCCCCCGCCGAAGCCCAAGCGCCCGAGGATGTCGGCGGTCAGGGCGATGATCTCGGCGTCGGCCAGGGCCTCGGCCACGCCGACGATGTCCACGTCGCACTGGACGAACTCGCGGAAGCGCCCCTGACGCAACTGGGGACGGTCCGCCCGCCAAACCGGCTGGATCTGGTAGCGCTTGAAGGGCAGGACGATCTCGGTCGGATACTGGGCCACCACCCGGGCCAGGGGGACCGTCAGATCGTAGTGCAGGGCCAGCTCACCGCCGCCCTTGTAGTCCAGGCGGTAGATCAGCTTGTCCGCCTCGCCGCCGGACTTGCCCGTCAGGACGTCCAGATACTCGAAGGCCGGCGTCTGCAGCGGGGCGAATCCGTAGCGGACGAAACTCTCCTTGATGATCGTCAGCAGGTCCTCCCGCGGGATCATCGCCTGGGGGAGGAAGTCGCGGGTGCCCTTGAAGGTGCGCGGAGTGATGCGTTCCATGGTTATGTCCGGAGTGGAGGGAAAAGGTCCCCTGAGCGTTGATCGCCGCCGCCGCCCGCACAAAAAAGCGGCCGTCGGGAAGGGACGCCCCCGACGCCGTCGGAACCGGCACGGTTTTTGCGGAGGCGGACGTTATCATAACTCCAACGGGCGCCGAGATGCAAAAACCGTGCCGGTTCCGACGGCGTCGGGTTGCCGACGTTGCGGGCCGCTTTTTTGTGCGGGTCGGGATGGTCGGTAACGAATTGACCCTTTCGGCGACAGGGTATATACTGGGATTCTGAG
The sequence above is a segment of the Candidatus Coatesbacteria bacterium genome. Coding sequences within it:
- the hisS gene encoding histidine--tRNA ligase; amino-acid sequence: MERITPRTFKGTRDFLPQAMIPREDLLTIIKESFVRYGFAPLQTPAFEYLDVLTGKSGGEADKLIYRLDYKGGGELALHYDLTVPLARVVAQYPTEIVLPFKRYQIQPVWRADRPQLRQGRFREFVQCDVDIVGVAEALADAEIIALTADILGRLGFGGGEGRFVILVNDRRLLAELTAQAGLNPGKDLQAVCRCLDKYDKVGREGVAAEFEREGVPPARAAELLKTFELVNAPGPQAARANLEGLAARRHGATSPALEELERLFSSLAALSVPDDAWAFTPWLARGLDYYTGPIFESVLPGKPHIGSLTGGGRYDGLVGRFAKRDLPATGTTIGIDRILTAMEQLEMFDERPSRTQVLVAYFGGETRRESLGLAARLRRLGYNVEVYLEAAKLGKQFKYADRLSIPLVALIGPKEAARGLVQVKTLADGEQRELADDDAILSEFLAAQLAKG